In Pseudorasbora parva isolate DD20220531a chromosome 9, ASM2467924v1, whole genome shotgun sequence, the following proteins share a genomic window:
- the LOC137089412 gene encoding dynein light chain Tctex-type 5: MANQPLPLSQETLAQFNRSLATDPGAPRRRLGSISTHRSSKDQSKDHPHHRALFLRHPSSESSFLSPNLSSSHISIGKRFSFAGWHQGGRVSFSGLYLPQPIQEVYVENTYRIEPEPEARFSAGRTLQILQDTLDSYLEGVSYSPDACSQLCQMLADLVLSKLKDVTPPRYKLVCQVLVGQNDKQGVKLASRSLINPNTDIHTSAAFQNHSLFAVAIVHAIYFE, translated from the coding sequence ATGGCCAATCAGCCTCTCCCCCTCTCACAGGAGACTTTAGCTCAGTTCAATCGCTCCCTGGCCACAGATCCTGGAGCTCCGAGGCGACGTTTGGGCTCCATTTCCACCCACAGGAGCTCCAAAGACCAATCTAAGGACCATCCGCACCACAGAGCCCTATTCCTCAGGCATCCCTCATCCGAGTCCTCGTTCCTGAGCCCCAACCTCAGCTCTTCCCACATCTCCATCGGGAAACGCTTCTCTTTCGCCGGATGGCATCAGGGAGGAAGAGTGAGCTTTTCGGGACTCTACCTTCCCCAACCCATCCAAGAAGTCTATGTGGAGAACACCTACAGAATCGAACCAGAACCAGAGGCCCGTTTCAGCGCCGGCAGAACCCTGCAGATCCTCCAGGACACTTTGGATAGCTATTTGGAAGGTGTGAGCTACAGTCCTGACGCTTGTAGCCAGCTGTGCCAGATGTTAGCCGATCTCGTTCTCAGTAAGCTGAAAGATGTCACTCCGCCGCGATATAAACTGGTGTGCCAGGTGTTGGTCGGGCAGAATGATAAACAAGGTGTAAAGCTGGCCAGCCGTAGCCTAATCAACCCCAACACTGACATACACACATCTGCTGCTTTCCAGAATCACTCACTGTTTGCTGTGGCTATAGTGCATGCTATCTACTTTGAATGA